The Aquila chrysaetos chrysaetos chromosome 21, bAquChr1.4, whole genome shotgun sequence DNA window AACGAACTTTACTGGGAAATTACCTCCTTATTCACCTGTTCTCCAAAACACACAGCCCCCAGTGCACACACTTGGGTCCGGCTGGTCCCTGACCTCCAAGGAAGGAGTGGGGGGGACCTCAGACATGAGGGAGGGCTCGTTCCTCCATACCCTTCACCTACCGCCACCCCAGGGGAGTCCCTGGGCCACAAGGCATCTGCATCGAGAGAGCAGTTCTCCTTTCAAGCCTCCCAGGGAAGGGCAAACCCTTTTCCACCCGttcagctctgccctccccacctccaGGACTGGCAGGGGGATTTTTCTGAGCTTAACTTACATCCACAAACACTTTCAGCTTGGCTTTGCTTGGGTCTTTCAGATCCTCCTCCGAGCAGTCATCCTGGCtcttgcagcagctctgggggaTGCCCCTCTGGGTGAAGTATTCAGTCCTCTCCCAGTCCGAATAGTTCTGCACCCCGCAGCAGTGCAGCTGGAGGGGGAAGCACATTTGGGGAGCACGGTCACACCAGGGTACTGACCCCCTATTTCTACCACCACACCCACGGCTCCCCTGCCCTCGCCTCGCCAGGAACTGCCCCCACCTCACCCAGCACCTCCTCCCAAACTCAAAACCCCGTGGTGCAAAAGGACCCCCAGCACCACGACAGGGATGCCGATACTGCAGGGGTTCCCAGGGGACGGCGCGGGGCGAGGCGAGCGTGCCCACCCGCCGCCATCCAGACACCAGCCTGGGGCACTCACGGTTCTCTGGATGGTGTCGACGGCCTCGCTGTGCCGATCCGCGGTCACGTTGTAGTCCCTCAAGGCCAGGTTGAGGTTACTCTCAAAGTTTGTCTTAATCTGCAAGAGAGAGGTCTCTGCGGCGGTGCCGTCCCCTCCTGCGCTTCAGGACCCGCGGCCCCGCGTTAGTCACCTCTCGGTGATGGCAGGAATGACTCCGGCCGCGGCCAGCAGACATTCCCCCGGCCACCCAGGCAATTAAACGCTGTATTAAAGGGCAGGCTGGGATGCGCTGTGGCGGCAGGGATGCTGCATGTAATAACAAGGACCTGTGCAGTGCCAACTGCCCCCCAAGCAGGCTGTTCCGTGCCATGGGAACCCTCAGAGGAgctttaattacagaaattactGCAGTAGACCAAGGCCAGAAATTAAAGTCCAGGGCTACTCGCCTGTTCTGGCGGAGGGGCAGCGTGCCATGCCGGCTGGACCCTGCACCCAGCCTTGTCCTTATGGGACCTTATGGGCCTTTTCGAGGACCAAGCTGCACTTTGGGCTGTATTAACCCCATTTTAGCTAAACTAATCACCActcccagcagcacctctgTCCCTCCAGCGACATTTGCAACCGCACTTGGGTTAAAACCAGCATCGACCTTGCTCCGCAGCATCGGGAGACAGCAGCGACCACCCAGACTCACCTCGTGCCTGAAGACGAACCCCACGACGGCAGCCACCAGGACGATGAGGAAGATGAGGGACAGGAGCATGGCGTACTGCGGGCAGAAAGGGCGGGATGGGACAGGGTGGGTGGGATGGGATAGGATGGGATGAGATGGGGTAGGACGGGATGGGACGGGATGGGGTGGGTTGGGACGGGATGGGGTTGGGATGGGATGAGATGGGGTAGGACGGGATGGGATGAGATGGGGTAGGACGGGATGGGACGGGATGGGGTGGGTTGGGACGGGATGAGACGGGGTAGGACGGGATGGGGTTGGGACGGGATGAGACGGGGTAGGACGGGATGGGGTAGGACGGGATGGGGTTGGGACGGGATGAGACGGGGTAGGACGGGATGGGGTTGGGACGGGATGAGATGGGGTAGGATGGGATGGGGTTGGGACGGGATGAGATGGGGTAGGATGGGATGCGATGAGATGGGGTAGGAcgggatggggtgggatggggtgggtTGGGACGGGATGAGACGGGGTAGGACGGGATGGGGTTGGGATGGGAGGGGGAAGGATGGGACGTGCCGGGGTGGGTCAGGAGGGGACGGGACCCCGTCCCACCCCGTCCGGGGCCACCCACCAGCTTGAGCATCCAGGTGCTGCCGCGGCAGGTGGCGAAGCAGCCGAAGGTGCCCAGGAGGACGACGACGGTGCCGGCGCCCACCAGGACGAAGGGGACGTTGGTGGCCTTCTCGTCCAGCAAGGAGAAGTAGACGGCTAGGCTCACCCTGCCCCAGACGCCCACGGCCAGCAGCACGATGCCCGAcacctggggagggagaggggaaagccGCCGTGGCTCGCGACTGTCGCGACAGGCCTGCGCGGCCGCGACCTGtcgcgggagcggggcggggcggccgcgggccgGCGCTCACCCAGAAGACGAAGGTGTAGGTGAGCAGGACGCTCTTGAGGCAGGTGATCACCGGCTTCGTCTGCAGCCGCCGCGACGGGGACGCCATGGCCGACTCGGGCCGTCTGCTGCCGGGAcgggccccgccgcgccgcgccgcggccACGCCCCGCCGGgcaggccccgccccgccccgccccgccggagGCGCCCGAGCGGCGGCGGAGGTTGCCGAGCGTTCACGGAAACGGCCGAGCGCGCCCGAAGGCGAGCCGCTCCTCCCCAGCGGGGGCGCCCCCTGCCTGCTCCgtgccacctcctgcctgctccgTGCCACCCCCTGCCTGCTCCgtgccacctcctgcctgctccgTGCCACCTCCTGCCTGTTCCgtgccacctcctgcctgctccgTGCCACCTCCTGCCTGTTCCGTGCCACCCCCTGCCTGCTCCGTGCCACCTCCTGCCTGTTCTGTGCCACCTCTTGCCTGCCCAGTGCCACCTCGTGCCTACTCCATGCCACCTCCTGCCTGTTCTgtgccacctcctgcctgctccgtgccacctcctgcctgcccggTGCCACCCCCTCCTTGCTCCATGTCACCCTCTGCCTGTTCTgtgccacctcctgcctgcccggTGCCACTTCCTACCCGCTCCGTGCTACCTCCTGCCTTCTCCATGCCATCCCCTGCCTGCTCCgtgccacctcctgcctgctccgtgccacccagcccctgctccatgtcactccctccctgctccatgtcaccccctgcctgctccatgccacctcctgcctgcccagtgccacctcctgcctgctccgtgccacctcctgccttctccgtgccacctcctgccttctccatgccatcccctgcctgcccggtgccacctcctgccttctccatgccatcccctgcctgctccgtgccacctcctgcctgctccgtgccacccagcccctgctctcctgccctaGTGGTTGGCgatgcagccccagccccaacGTGgcccccacctcctgcccagGTGTCCCCCGGCAGAGCAGGGACCAGCCGGGGGCAGCCACCCAGCGCCCCGGCACATGGCACATGGCACGGCCACCGTGCCGGCAGGCGATGGGCTTCCTGCCCTCCGCGGGCGAACACCCCGTGCCCTCCTTGGGGGTGTCCCCAagctgcgggggggggccgcagGCTCCCCACACCCTGCAGCAAGCAGCCCTGCACAGTGGCCTCCCAGCAGCCCTCTCCTGCTCAGGACAGCTGTGTTATTAATTAGCGCGCTTACCGTCCTGGCCGCCACATAATTAGTGCATTCAGGCAGCGtgtcccccgccgccgccccgcgccaACTCTCCTACCTGTCCATGCCAGGCTCGTCCCTCGTCTTCCCTCTACCCATGCGGTCCTGTGCTCCAGAGCCCAAATCCCAGGTGGGTCCCGCTCCTGCCTCATTTCCCACCCAACCCCGTGGGACGCGGGGCGGCGGGTCCTAACGAAACCGTTTCATTACCTCTGCCTCGCGGGGGCTGaacttcagctggaaaacagaccCCAGCTGGAAGTGCTTGCCTCGGGACTGGTTTCGGAGCCCGCCGTCTGCAGTGaggtctctccctccctcctggcaAGACGTGGAAAAAGGGTCCTGGCTCCCGCGGTTTTGTCCTCggccccccaggaccccccgtTCCCAGAGCCCGGCAGGGCTGGCGCAGGCTCGACTCAGCTCTCGCCTGTGTCGAAACAGGCTCCTGGCTCTCctgcttgcaaagaaaaaaatctaacaacCTTTTAAAGCCTCGGAGAAGCAGGAGGTGCATTGGAAAACGGGCGATCCTgggatttattatttttgacaATCTCATCATTTTGGGCCTGACTCACGGCTTTTGAATGTTTGGGACgggcagcagaggggaaaagtaGGTTTGCTCAGCACGGCCGGGGAGGAGGGTCAGGCGTCTGTGCAGTGACAAGGCGACGGAGGGGACCCTCGTCCTGtttccagcccctctccctcctcgcCGGGGCTCGCGCCTGCCCCTGGACCCCGCAAGGCAGGTGGGCTggccgccccccggcccccccccggcatgGCGCAGGAGGCAGCCCCCGTCCTGCTGGTTGTCCTCGCCAGGCTGGTGTCATCCACGTGGCACGAAGGTGAGTGCTGGGGCGTGCGGGGCTCGCGGGGGACGGCAGCCCGCGGGGTCCCGCTCCCGTCGGGGGGGCTCGCGGTGGggagggacggagggagggGTGCCCCGGTACGGCGACGCCGGCGAAAGCATCGGTGCCTGCGGGGTATGGGGAGCCTGCGGGGGTGCGCTGTGGGGTACGGGGAGGAGCGGAGGGAGTGCTGGGAGGCATCCGGAGAGGAGCAAGAAAACCAGCCTCTCCATCACGCCCTTGCCCGCGGGAGCGCAGCTTTCCCGCTGACTCCTTGCTCCCGCGGGGGCCATCGGCCGGCAGATGTTTGCTGGATGGAGCGCTCAGATccaacccccaccccctgcaGCCGGGCAGCTGGGTCAAAGATCAAAAGCCCTTGTCCTGTTTGGGGGGGTTTCCCCCGTCCCTtctccccgtccccatccccttgccatgctgccagcactgctggctgGCGATGCTCCTGCGAGCCGGCCCCAGGtgagaaataaaagccagcGCCTGCACGAAAAGGGAACATCGCAATTAAATGGAACATCTGCCTGCGGGCCCTGGCAGGGGGGCtcggcagccccctccccggctcaCCGACACATCCCCACCGCCAGCCCCACGGATGCCAGCCCTGCGCTCGCCCTGGGCCCCTCTGCTCCCCGAGGCAGCCATGGCAGCGTGGGAAGCGCGTCGGGATAAAAGGCTCGTGGAAACGCGTAGGCGACTTAAAGAAGCTTGTGGGAAGCGGTGGGGAGTAGCTCTGTAGTAAAGTTCATGTCGGAAAGATTTGTAATGGAGTTTCCTCCCCGTGACGGCGGGGCTGCCGCTTGGTTTGGCCTTGGCGGATATCCCCTTCCCAAAACCCggagcagggggaaggggagacgGGTGCAGCCGCAGCGGGGCTGCCGCTTCGCCCGGGGTCCCTTCCCAGGCTGAGCATCCCCGCCATGCCGGagcggggagcgcggcggggtGGGCTGGCGGCGAGGAGGGGGCAGCGCTGGCGGGGGCCGACGGAAACGCGGCGGAAACGTGAGCTCAGTGCTGGGGAATGCCGCGGCCGGCCGAGGCACCGAGGGGCCGAGGGGAAAGGCGCCAACCCTCTCCCCCTGCGCGGCTCCCTCGCCCACGGGGACACGGTGTGGGCCAGAGGGTGGCCCGCGAGGATGGCGCAAGGCGGTCCTCCCCCCCCCGTCCGTGGGGCCAGGGGCCCCTCTGTACTGCACGGATGGCGTGGGGCCAGCGGCTCCGGCCAAGCCCCTCCAGCAGCGTCCCTCCAGCAACTTCATCCTTCCCTGGCGCGCAAGCGAGGGGCTGCatccccgccagccccccggCCGGGCGGCGTGCATCTCCTCCCTTGCCTTGGCCAGGGGCTCCGCTGGGACGGGCAGGAGAGGGCAGCTTGCTTCCTTCCCTTGGGACGCCCGGCGGCAGGGACGGTGCCACTGGAGCGGGTGGAAGAACTTCCCGGCAGCCCGAAACCGGGGGTCGGTGCCAGCCCGCTCTGTGCCAGCACCAGTTTCCTGCCATAACCGCGGCTGCTCCTGCCGCTGTTTAGTCTGCGGGCTGGTGTCGCTGGGGACTGGGCTCGCTGTCTGCCCAGCTTAACCCTTGGCGGCAGCCCCAAGGACAGCAGGACAGGGTCTGCCCAGGGATGGGATCGCTCGCTGGGAGTTGCGGGATGTTTCGGTGCTGGAGGGTGCAGCTACCCGGGGAGGCATCATCGCCCGGGTGCTGCCGCGGCCACGAACCATCACAGAGCTCCGTcgcctccttcctcctccccagggtCCGGCTACTACACGGCTGAGAGCCACACCAATGAAGTGTACGTGGAAGAAGCCCCCCCCGAGCCTGCCCTGGACTACCGCCGAGGTAATGGCACCCAAACCCATCCCTCGCATCCTCATGGGGAAACCAAGGCACGGCGAGGCCGGGTGCCTCCCtcacctccctcctctcccccagtgcCCCAGTGGTGTGCCACGCTCAACATCCACCGCGGAGAAGCCACCTGCTACTCGCCCCGGGGGGGCTCCTACCGCAGCAGCCTGGGGACGCGCTGCGAGCTGAGCTGCGCCCGCGGGTACCGGCTGGTGGGGCCCAGTGCCGTCCAGTGCCTGCCCAGCCGCCACTGGTCCGGGATGGCGTACTGCCGACGTGAGTACGCCCCGGCCGTCGGCTTGCCGGCATCCCCGTGGGCACCCGCGGCGGCCGGTCCTGGGTGCTCTGCCCACTAGCATGGCcgggcagccccttccctcccctctttcctctctccatcccaGAAATCCGGTGCCACGTGCTGCCAGCGGTGCTGCGGGGCTCCTACGTGTGCTCGGCCGGCGTGCAGATGGATTCCCGCTGCGACTacacctgcctgcctggctACCAGCTGGAGGGCGACCGGAGCCGCGTCTGCATGGAGGACGGGCGCTGGAGCGGGAGCGAGCCGATCTGTGTAGGTAAATTCTCACCCTACCGTTCTCCCACCTCCGTGCTGCAGGCCACCCTTCCATCCCTGGGGTACCTGCAGGTATCACCCCCCAAATCTGACCCAGGCATTGCCAGCTCCTGCACCTCCCGGCCCTGGGACccctgtccccgctgctccccgaGGTGCTGTTATCCCCGAAGCAGGAGCTGGTCCGGGGCACGTTGGTCCAGGATTGGGGCACTCGGTGCTGGCTTTAGAGCGGGCTCCGGGGTGCCTGGGCTGCGTGCAGCATCCCTAGGCTGGCTGAGCACCGGGGCCGGTGGCCGGCTCTGGTAGCCCAGGGCACCCGCAGGTTCCCCGactccctttcctccctgcgGGTAGATACGGAGCCTCCCAAAATCCGCTGCCCGGACTCGCGGGAGCGGATAGCCGAGCCAGGCAAGCTGACCGCTACCGTCtactgggacccccccccgcgTGAAGGACTCTGCTGACGGCATCATCAAGAGGTGAGGGCAGAGGCACCCCGGGCACTGCCGGCGAGGGCTGGGGGCCACGCTGGGTGCCCCCTCCCTGATGGAGAAACCCGTCTGCTGAGTGCAGGGTGATGCTTCGGGGCCCAGAGCCCGGCTCCGAATTCCCCGAAGGAGAGCACGTAATCCGCTACACCGCCCACGACCAGGCGTACAACCGAGCCAGCTGCAAGTTCAGCGTCCGCGTCCAAGGTGAAGCGGGctcccctggggctgctggctgccttCCCCCGGCTCCGGGCTCCGTGCCCCGCGGCTGGGGCCGTACCCCGTCACCCCCAGCCCTCACCCAGCTTCCCTCTTCCCAGTGAGGCGCTGCCCCGTCCTGAAGCCTCCGCAGAACGGCTACCTCTCCTGCACCTCCGACGGCAACAACTACGGGGCCGCCTGCGAGTATTTGTGTGACGGGGGCTACGAGCGGCAGGGCACCTCCCTGCGCGTCTGCCAGTCCACCCAGCAGTGGACGGGCTCCCAGCCCCTTTGTGCACGTAAGCGGCGCGGGGCAGGGGAGGATCTGCCCGCAGCGATGCCCGGTGCTCGGGGGGATGCTGCCCGGCGGGGCGAAGGGGTAGGGAAAGGGTGATGGGGGGCAAAATGGCATCTCCCCGCGCGCTCCTTCTCGCCCCAGCCATGCAGATCAACGTGGCCGTGAACTCGGCCGCCAGCCTGCTGGATCAGTTCCACGAGAAACGCCGCCTCCTTGTCATCTCGGCCCCCGACCCCTCTAACCGCTACTACAAGATGCAGATCTCCATGCTGCAGGTGAGGaccccctccctctgccccccccttcccacctctacaccccccccccctcacccagcACCCTCTCACCGCCCCCCTCTCTTCACAGCAAGCCGCCTGCGGGCTGGACCTGCGTCACGTCACCACCGTCGAGCTGGTGGGGCAGCCCCCGAACGAGGTGGGACGGATCCGGGAGCACCAGCTGTCCCTTGGCATCATCGAGGAGCTCAGGTaggggggacgggggggctGTCCTGCAGAGCCAGGGGGTTGGGTAAGGGGACCGGGGATGGGGACAACTCTGGGGGTGGCAAAGCAGCTGGGTTCGTGGACAGCCCCTTCCTGCTGCACCAGAGGGGCTTGTGCCATGGGGGGACACCCCCGGCAAGTCTGAATACAGCATCGCCAGACCCTCCTGGAGCTCACAGCCCTGAGGAAGAGATGGGAGCCACCACCGCAGG harbors:
- the TSPAN6 gene encoding tetraspanin-6 isoform X1; this encodes MASPSRRLQTKPVITCLKSVLLTYTFVFWVSGIVLLAVGVWGRVSLAVYFSLLDEKATNVPFVLVGAGTVVVLLGTFGCFATCRGSTWMLKLYAMLLSLIFLIVLVAAVVGFVFRHEIKTNFESNLNLALRDYNVTADRHSEAVDTIQRTLHCCGVQNYSDWERTEYFTQRGIPQSCCKSQDDCSEEDLKDPSKAKLKVFVDGCFFLVTSMMESKMSVVAGISFGIACFQLVGIILACCLSQYITNNQYEMV
- the TSPAN6 gene encoding tetraspanin-6 isoform X2, with the protein product MASPSRRLQTKPVITCLKSVLLTYTFVFWVSGIVLLAVGVWGRVSLAVYFSLLDEKATNVPFVLVGAGTVVVLLGTFGCFATCRGSTWMLKLIKTNFESNLNLALRDYNVTADRHSEAVDTIQRTLHCCGVQNYSDWERTEYFTQRGIPQSCCKSQDDCSEEDLKDPSKAKLKVFVDGCFFLVTSMMESKMSVVAGISFGIACFQLVGIILACCLSQYITNNQYEMV
- the SRPX2 gene encoding LOW QUALITY PROTEIN: sushi repeat-containing protein SRPX2 (The sequence of the model RefSeq protein was modified relative to this genomic sequence to represent the inferred CDS: deleted 2 bases in 2 codons), which codes for MAQEAAPVLLVVLARLVSSTWHEGSGYYTAESHTNEVYVEEAPPEPALDYRRVPQWCATLNIHRGEATCYSPRGGSYRSSLGTRCELSCARGYRLVGPSAVQCLPSRHWSGMAYCRQIRCHVLPAVLRGSYVCSAGVQMDSRCDYTCLPGYQLEGDRSRVCMEDGRWSGSEPICVDTEPPKIRCPDSRERIAEPGKLTATVYWDPPRVKDSADGIIKRVMLRGPEPGSEFPEGEHVIRYTAHDQAYNRASCKFSVRVQVRRCPVLKPPQNGYLSCTSDGNNYGAACEYLCDGGYERQGTSLRVCQSTQQWTGSQPLCAPMQINVAVNSAASLLDQFHEKRRLLVISAPDPSNRYYKMQISMLQQAACGLDLRHVTTVELVGQPPNEVGRIREHQLSLGIIEELRQFLHLTRSHFNAVLLDKAGADRERYISPISPDELFVFIDTYLLSEREAARRAQSGDPCE